One Phaseolus vulgaris cultivar G19833 chromosome 11, P. vulgaris v2.0, whole genome shotgun sequence genomic window carries:
- the LOC137837058 gene encoding uncharacterized protein, translated as MPFYLGAFLAVALEWRAQARNAVLQAQTLQALETRVTALEEEKKTLGCQNEAYQTSLKQAQESKAEAEGQLAEALELQTDFYAREVALKVQVTSLQNIVEAYEKVQKDLKARCCEETGAMERMEGEMASQTQAMDLLRADYDKLQIEVNRLRVEKEALEKQVASGDTIIGELEKDKKTLIQEMAGTFEEGFQEALAQAVCTNPGIDISSCDSTHHIVDGKVVPL; from the coding sequence atgcctttctacttgggggccttcttggcggtggcccttgaatggcgcgcccaggccaggaaTGCTGtcctgcaagctcaaactctccaggccttggaaacaagggtaactgctctggaggaggaaaagaaaaccctGGGATGCCAGAACGAAGCTTACCAAACATccctgaagcaggcgcaagagtccaaagcagaagctgagggacaactggcagaggcgtTGGAGCTCCAGActgacttctacgctcgggaagtcgccctcaaAGTTCAGGTGACGAGCCTTCAAAACATAGTTGAAGCTTACGAAAAAGtgcaaaaggacttgaaggccCGCTGCTGTGAAGAAACTGGCGCAATGGAgcggatggaaggggaaatggCGTCCCAGACccaagctatggaccttctccgggcGGATTACGACAAACTGCAAATCGAGGTCAACCGactccgcgtggagaaggaggctttggagaagcaggtggcttCCGGGGACACCATCATTGGAGAACTAGAGAAGGACAAGAAGACcctcatccaggagatggcgggtactttcgaggagggattccaaGAAGCTCTGGCTCAAGCAGTCTGCACGAACccggggatcgacatttccagctgcgattccactcaccacattgttgatggaaaggtcgtgcctTTGTAG